The nucleotide window CGCCAACACCATCGGTACGGCATATGAGAGCATCTGCGCGACCGTACGAAAGGCGCCCAGCAAAGCGTATTTATTGTTGGACGACATCCCTGCCAGCATGATGCCCAGCGTGCCCACCGCGCCGATCGAGACGGCGTAAAGGACGCCAACGTTGATGTCCGAGCCGGTTAGATGCGGCGCCAGTGGAATGACCGCCCAGACACCCACCACCGACATTACTGCCAGCAGCGGCGCCAGATTGTACGGTACGATGTCGGCGCCGGTAGGCGTGATCAATTCCTTGGTTACGAGTTTGAGGGCGTCTGCGAAGGTCTGGAAAATGCCGAAGGGACCCACTCGATTTGGTCCAAGGCGATCCTGTATTCGAGCGACGAGTTTACGCTCCGCCCAGATGAGAAAGAAAGTAGCGACGAGGGCGGCGGTGCCCAGCACAAATGCGCCCAAAAGACTTTGTATGAACTCGACGACGCCGGGCGCCAAACCAAGATTTTCAAGCAGCCCACGAAACCATTCACCAAACCAGCCGAACGGATCGTTGATGTCAAACGGCATGTCTCGCTCCTACGCGTTCAAATCAGAGTGACTCCTCGAAGGATATACGAATTCCGAGTCACATAATCCATGCAATACGAAATGGCTGATGTGTTGCTACCATCAGCCACCGTCTGGTCGCCTTGGATTTAGAACCACTCCAAAGCGCCTTTCCGCCAGGTATACATCAACCCGGCAGTAAGGATGAAGATAAAGAGTACCCCCTCTAGGACCATGTACAGGCTCAGCTTGTCGTAAGCTACCGCCCATGGAAACAGAAACACGGCTTCGATGTCGAAAACCAAAAAAATGAGCGCGAAGACGTAGTATTGACCTTTAAGTTGAACGTACGTTTCCCCCACGGTCTCGACGCCGCATTCGTAGATCGATTGCTTGATTGCGTTGGGTTTTTTCGGCGAGAGAATCCAGTTGGCAGCGATGGCAACACCCGGTAGTATCAGACCGACGATCAACAAGATACCCAAGAAAACCCAGGGTCTGAGCATCAACGCTCACTCCTCCCAATACCAGCCCACAGAAAAATTCGGGGCTTTCTCTCCCATGAAACTGGACATAGCTTATCACGTTCATCATTTACAGTAAAGGCGCAAGGTTATCGGTCGATCGTGACGAAACTCACCCGCCCCTGAGCTTCTGTCGTCATATTGCCGGAACGTTCCATCGCGCAATCGCCGAGCGCAAAGGCATCCCGATGGTATAATTCCGGCGTGTCGCCCCGATGCACGTCCGAGGAATGGGAAACTTATCTCCGCGCTCAGCCAGACGCACATTTACTGCAAACGCCGCAGTGGGGTTCTCTGAAAAGTGTGTATGGCTGGGAAGTAGCACGCATCCTGGGAGAAAGCTGCGGCGCACAGGTCCTCTTCCGCCGCCTGCCGCTGGGCTTCACCCTGGCTTACGTGCCCAAAGGCCCGCTGGGCGATTGGCTGCCGGCGCTCCTTCCCGAATTGGATTCGTTGTGCAGCCAAAAACGCTCGATCGCACTTAAGATCGAGCCTGATGAAAATATCGATCCGGCGCTGCAAACCAAACTACATGAAAACGGGTTTCTTACCAGCCCGCATTTCATTCAACCGGCTACAACGCTCGTGGTCGACCTGCGCGCCGAGGAGAACGAGATTCTGGCTCGCATGCATCAGAAAACACGCTACAACATACGCCTGGCTTCCCGGAAGGGGGTCAGCGCCCGTCCGTGGACTGATCTGGATGCCTTCGGGCGCATGATGCAGGCGACTGCGCAGCGCGACGATTTCGGCGTTCATGTCCCCTCATACTACCGACGGGCATACGACCTTTTCCATCCATCCGGCGCCTGCGAGCTCTTCGTTGCAGAGCATGAAGGTCAACCGATTGCGGCGATCATGGTTTTCGCGCGCGGCAGTCGTGCCTGGTATCTCTACGGCGCGTCGACAGATGCACACCGCAGCCGCATGCCGACCTATCTTCTGCAGTGGCAGGCGATACGTTGGGCGCGCCAGCGTGGCTGCACGCAGTACGATCTTTGGGGCGTCCCCGATGAAGACCAGGAAACCCTGGAGGCCAATTTCATGCGTCGCAGCGACGGGCTGTGGGGCGTCTACCGCTTCAAGCGAGGCTTTGGAGGAAACCTGGTGCATTCCATCGGCGCCTGGGATCGCCCCCGCATCCCCTGGCTTTACCGGCTCTACCACACCTGGACGAGTAGACGCAACGGATGAGAATGAACGATGCCCCCGGAATCGATATCTGATCGAACCCAATGGAACGCAGCAGTTACTGCTCTTCCCAGCGCCGATTTACTGCAGTCCTGGGAATGGGGGGACTTAAAAACCAAATATGGATGGGAGGCGCATCGCCTGCTGTGGAAAGATGCGCGCGGAAAGCCACTCGCAGCAGCTCAAATCCTGCAGCGCAACCTGCCGCTTCCCGGCATCGGCAGGCGCTTCTCGATCTTCTATTGCCCCAGAGGACCCGCACTGCAGTGGTCCGAAGCTGCGCTGCGCTCGCAGGTACTCGAAGACATGGAACGTTTCACAACCGATCAGAAAGCCGTGTTTCTCAAGATCGATCCCGGTTTTCCACTTTCGTACAGCGATGCGAACACTACCGAAACGCTCGTAGATAATCCTGCAGGCAGGAGTGTTCTGGCATCACTTGAAGAGCAAGGTTGGCGCCCCTCCGTCGAACAAATCCAGTTCCGAAGCACATTTCTCCTCGATCTGTCCAAAACGGAAGACGGCTTACTTGCGGAAATGAAACAAAAGACCCGCTACAACATCCGCCTCGCCGGCCGCCGAGGGGTCTCCGTACGCCAGGGAGACCTCAACGATTTCGACCTGCTCTACCAGATGTACGCAGAGACCTCCATCCGGGATGGATTCGCCATTCGAGATCCGGCGTACTACCGCGAGGTTTGGGGAAGTTTCATCCGGGCCGGTTTGGCCCAGCCGTTCATCGCCCAGGTGGACGAAACGCCGGTGGCGGCGGTCATCGCATACCGCTACGCGGACACCGCGCTATACATGTACGGCATGTCTCGCGAAGTGTATCGCGAGAAAATGCCCAACTATCTGCTGCAGTGGGAAGCGATTCGCTGGGCGAAGGAACAAGGCTGTAGTAAATACGATTTCTGGGGCGCACCGGAAACGCTCGACACGCATGATCCGCTATGGGGCCTATACCGATTCAAATCGGGCTTCGGAGCGCAGTACGTGCGTTCACTGGGCGCCTGGGATTACGTCACGAGACCGTTGCTCTATTGGTTGTATACGGTATTGAAGCCGAAAGCACTCGATCTGATGCGCGTCCGCGGCGTGCGTAAGACAAAGCAGAGCATCGAGGATTGAAAGCTTATAACCCCGCGGTTCGCCGACGATGCTCACCCAAAGGATGTAGAGAATGAATGTGCCAACCCTACCCCGCTTGAAGATCGCCCATTTGCCGACTCCAATAGAACCGCTGCCGCGCCTGAGCGCTTCCCTCGACGGCCCCACGTTGTGGATCAAACGCGACGATCAGACGGGGTTGGCGTTCGGAGGCAACAAGACTCGGAAACTCGAGTACCTCGTTGCCGACGCACAAGCCCACGGCGCTCGCACGCTGATCACTCGAGGCGCCGCGCAATCGAATCACTGCCGCCAAACAGCAGCCGCCGCAGCCCGTTTCGGCTTCGACTGCATCCTCATCCTCACCGGCGACCCCACCGAGCACTGGACCGCGAACTTGCTGCTGGATCGCCTGCTGAATGCGGATATCGTGTGGACCGAAGGCGCCGCCCCCGATGAGATGCTCCAACAGACTTTCGACGCGGCCTGGGCCGACGGCCGCCGCCCGTACCTCATCCCCTACGGCGGATCCAATGCACTCGGCGCAAGCGCCTACGCCACAGCGATGCTGGAATTCCTTTCACAAGATGTTCCCGTGGATCGCATCGTACTGGCATCCTCCTCCGGCGGCACGCAAGCCGGTTTGCTCGCCGGAGCTAAGATTGCCGATTACCAGATTCGAATCAGCGGTATCAGCGTCGACCCGAAAGCCGAGCCGTTGAAAAACACGATTGCGGATTTGGCGACGCAAATCTGTGAGCTGCTGGGAAAACCCCACAAGATCGAACCGAATGACGTGGAAGTTTGGGACGATTATCTTGGAGCGGGATACGGCGTTCTCGGTGACCTCGAACGCCATGCGCTGATAGACTTCGCCCGCATGGAAGGCATATTACTGGACCCCGTCTATACCGGCCGCGCTGCGGGCGGCATGTTGGATCTCATTTACAGCGGCGAATTCTCCAGCGATGAGACCATCTTGTTCTGGCACACCGGCGGCACGCCGACGCTCTTCGCCTACGACGATTTGCTGGATTAATTCACACCGACGATCTCGTAAACTTCGATCGGCTTTTCTTTCCCTTCGGCCACGATAGGCGGGAGCTCGACCACCTCGATCGATTTGAGAATGGCCTTTGCCGTCTCGCGGCTGATGAGGATCTGTCCGGCTGCGGCGTTTTCCTGCAGCCGCTTGGCCGTGTTGACGCAATCGCCGATGGCCGTGTATTCCACGCGCTGCTGCGTTCCCACAAGCCCGAGCAGAGCTTCACCGGCATGTATGCCGATCCCGAACGAAAGCCGCCCATCCTCAGGGAGTTCTCGATGCAACCCTTCGACGGAGGATTTCAAGGCGATCGCCGAACGTACGGCACGCAGGGTGTGATCCTTCTGAGGTATCGGTGCGTTGAACCACGCCATCACCGCATCACCAAGGAATTTATCGATCGTGCCCTCCTCCCGCAGTATGGCTTCTGCGGCCGCCGCCAGATAACGATTGAGCACCGTCATCAACGTTTCCGGCTTTTCCTTCTCGCTGAACGCCGTAAAACCGCGGATGTCGGCGAAAAACGTCGTAATCTGTGCCCGGTGACCGCCGAGCTGGAGGGCGTCCGGGTCGAGTTGATCGATCACCGCCGGCGACACCATACGCTCGAAGAGGCGCCGCTGTGCTTCCAGGCGGCGTTTCTCGGTCAGATCATCCAAGACGATGGCCACGCCGCGAGTGGCGTCCTCTGCCGTCTTCAGGGGAGAGAGATTGAGACTCAAATCCACTTCCCCGCGATCTTCGATCTGCGTATGAACTTCCAGGCCGCGAAAGCGCTTATCCTTTTTCTCGACCTGCTCAATTTTCGTCGAAAGGTCATCCGAAAGAGATTCCAACTGCTGCCGCAAGGAGGTTCCGAGAAGCACCTCCCGGGTCGTGGCCAGGATATTCTCGGCGGCCCGGTTGCACAATGTGATGGCGTCCTCGACATCGGACGTGAGCACCCCGCTCACGATGGAGTTGAACACATCTTCCATCAAGTTTTTCAATTCGGACACTTCATCCAGACTGCGCTTCACAGAATCGAACAGGCGCGCATTTTCGAGGGCGACCGCCGCCTGATTGGCGAAGTCCATCAAGAGTTTACGCTCTTTTTCTTTGAACAACCCTTCCCGGGCGCGGTTGTCGGCGTAGATGACCCCAATGAGTTTTCCCTTCACCTTCAAAGGCACACACAGGATCGAGCGCAGCGAAAAGGAAACGATGCTTTCCATCTTGTCGAAGCGCGGATCGGTCTGCGCATTGGTCGTCAACACGGCATCGCCGCTGGTCACCACTTGTCCAACGATCGTATCGCTGATCTGGATCTCCTCTTCGTCCAGCGACACCCGTTCCCAATTCCGCGCCACGAGCGTTTCCATTTCCCCGCTGTTCTCGTCGCGCATCATCAAGAAAGCACGTTCTGCCCCGGTGAGCCGGATGATGGTATCCATCACCTCGTTCAAAACGGTCTGCAAATCCAAGGATGAATTGACAACCTGGCCGATTTCCGAAAGCGCCTGAAGGTTGCGCCGTTCTTGTTCGTGAACCTCGGCTTCCTGCTGCAATTCCATCAGCGTGCCGCTGATCTGTCGCAATTGATCGAGCACACCGATCGGCAAATCGAGGCGTGCGCGCTGCAGGGTTTCCCGATAGCGCTCGAGTTTGTTCCTTATTTCTTCTGCTTTACGGCTGATGCGCAATAAATGATCGCCAAGACTGGGACGAACCGTAGGCGTACTCACAGCGTATCTCTCCGCACTTCTTCTTTTCTCTGTCCAGCCGATTATATGTCAGCCATTATGGGCACACAATCGACCTTGATTACTAACGCAGCAGATCAGCCAGCTTCATCAGACACGAAACGAAAAATGCTCCCGCTCTTATTCTTTCCGGGACTTCGAACGGTCAACGATCCTTAATTTCTTGAGCCAGGTATCGATGAGCCGGCGCAGCCAGGCCTGCAGCATCAGCGGCCAGGAAGCACGCCAGGCACGGCGGACGGGATCCGTCGCAATGGTTTTGTTCCCAAAACGCTCCTGCGTGTAGGCCTTCACGATCGTCCGCCCCGGATCGCTCAATTCAGGCAACACAGCGGCAAGGTGCTCCGCCCGTTCGTTGGGTGTCTGCGTGGGGCGCACCGGCACGCCGGCGCGTCGAAGCATTTTGCTCCAGCGGCGGTAGATGATCCCCGTGGGGGTGGTTTCGATTCGCGAATCAAGCCGATCATCGAAATCTTCGAAACCTGCGCGACTCATGCCCTTGAACACGGCCCGGCGCGCGACGACACGCGATTGGGGATCGACATAGAGCCATACAGCAAACAACAGCCCGAGTGAAAGGATGTTGAGGATCACCAAGAAATACACGATGGCTCGACTAGGCATCCAGCGATCCGCGTAAATCAAGATTTGATCCCCAGGCCCGCTAAGTGGTGGTTCGATTTCCCCGCCCTGATTAAATTCTCTCGGACTTAGAAAATCTCGATCCGTCATCATGTCCATCGGCAGCTGCAGGGGACGATCAAGCGCATCCTGAGAGGTCGTCGGTTCGAATTCCACCCAGCCGATGCCTGGAAAGAAGACTTCCGGCCAGGCGTGCGAATCTCTCGCAGTTACAAGATAGGCGCTTTGCTCGACTTCATACGTGCCGCGTGCATACCCGGCCGCCAGCCGTGCCGGGATACCCAACGACCGCAACATGATCACTTCTGCGCTGGCGTAGTAATTGCAGAATCCGGTGCGATAATCAAAGAGGAACCAATCCAGCGGTTCGACTTCGGGCGGCGGGGCTGGCGTTTGACGGTTGTAGGTGATATTTTCACGCAGCCATGTCGTAATCGCCACGGCCTTATCGTATGGCGTACTCCGTCCTCGCGTGATGCGATTCGCCAACTCAATCATCCGATCCGTGATCGTATCGGGCACCTGTAAATAATTTCGGCTGACCCAATCCGGATAATCCGTCCCAGCGTTTCGCAGTTCGAGGCCGGTCGGGGTGGCGACCGACGCGACTGTGCGATACGTCTCCCCTCGCATGATCGCCTCATTGGCGATCATACTGGCCAGATCGACAACAACTCCTTCACTGGTAACCACGTCCATCTGCGAACCACGGTTGACCCAGAGCGGTTGTGAGGGCAGGAACAACAGGATCATCGCATCCCGGACCGGCTGAAGTTCGACCTCGATTCTCTCCCGTCCGGTGTAGTCTGGAAATTGGATGTCCCCTCCCGTCGGATCGAAGGCGACGACGTCCGTCACCGTGGAAGACCAATTGCCATTCTCGTATCGATCGTAGACGCGTGAACGCCAGTAGAAACGTCCGTTGTTCTGCGGAAAACGTCCTGGAAAAGCCTGGAGAACCGGCAGATCTTCCACTTCCGTACCTGCAGCGAGATTCAGCACTTCAGCATAGTATTCAGGAATCACACCCACCGGCCCGCGCAAGTCGCCAAACGCATCGCCGATGCGAATGCGCGTCGTATCCAGTGGCTTCGTAATGCCATCCCAGAATTCCGCCAGGTTGTCATATTTCGAATAGGCCGGTGCAACCCACGCCACAAGGATCAGCGCCAAAGCCAGAAAGGCTCCCATGCGATTGACGAAGAAACTGGTTTCTGCCGGCACCCTTGCGCGCATTGAATGCCAGGTACCGCTGCGCCGATTGATCTCGGAACGGACGATGAGCAGCAGCGCAATAAACCAGTATGCCGCTACTGCAGCGTTGACCGCAGCTTCACCATCATAGAAATACGCGTTTGTGAAAACGACGATCCCCCCGGGAATGATCGCGCCCCAAACTTCTCCCCGGCGAAATAACGACCAGGCGGCCAGCACTCCGATAATCCAGAACAAGACCGCCATTATCAAAACGAACATCAACGCATCGTGATTCGTTTGTCCATTCGCAACCACATTGGCGAACGTACCGATTCGCTCTCCAACGTTAACGATCTTGTCTCGCCAGGTCAGACTCGGATCGAGGGTTCGCGTTATCTGCCATCCGGTGAAGAACAAACCGTAGAACGTCGCGAAGAAAGCGGCCGTCCTGCCGGAAAAAACGCTGCGGGCCAGGGCCATTCCGGTAATCAGCGACAATTGGACAACCGTGGCGACGAGTCCCAGATCATCCGCCCAATTCGCAATCAGCAGCGACCACGCAGATATACTGAGCATGATGATAAGCAGGATTAAAGTGAAGAATTCAAATCGAGGCCGCGAGCGCACTTCTACCGTCATCGTGGGTACCTATCCTGTTTCCGTATATAAAGATTATAAACTCAGAACGACTGGCTTTGATTCTATTCTGTGAATCGCAGTGAACTTACAGACCGGTGGTGCCGGCCAGTAGACGATCGGGCGATGCTTGCTGCATCATCGTATCCTTGATATGATCGAGCGATTATGGAATTTGTTGCAGAAGTACTTCAAGATAGCAAAAAACGACGCTACGTACTGCTGGCCGCGATCATCCTGATGACGATTCCCTGCTACTGTGCAGGTTTTACCGCGCTGCGGCAAGCGCCGGGTCGATTCACGCCCACGCAATCCCCTACCAGCATGCCGGCTTCCGATACGCCACAATACAACACCCCGCTTACGACACCCGATACTGCCACCATCACGCAGACTCCCACGATCACGAACACCGGATTCGTGCCTCCCAGCCACACACCGAGTTTCACGCCCGGCCCCACCGCAACGCAGAATTTCACGCCCTTCATCCTCGACACCGAGACGCCCACGCTGACACTGACTCCGGTTCCCAGCGACACACCGACTTCAACCCAACCTCCCACCGCCACGGACACCGCAGCGCCGCCCACCTCGACCGCGACGGAATAACCCGGATAGCGCGTCGCGATAGCGCACGTCCAACACCCGCAGTTGAAAAATAAACGAGATTCGAGTCGCCACGTAAAAACGACGTCGAAGCCGATA belongs to Anaerolineales bacterium and includes:
- a CDS encoding transglutaminase domain-containing protein — its product is MTVEVRSRPRFEFFTLILLIIMLSISAWSLLIANWADDLGLVATVVQLSLITGMALARSVFSGRTAAFFATFYGLFFTGWQITRTLDPSLTWRDKIVNVGERIGTFANVVANGQTNHDALMFVLIMAVLFWIIGVLAAWSLFRRGEVWGAIIPGGIVVFTNAYFYDGEAAVNAAVAAYWFIALLLIVRSEINRRSGTWHSMRARVPAETSFFVNRMGAFLALALILVAWVAPAYSKYDNLAEFWDGITKPLDTTRIRIGDAFGDLRGPVGVIPEYYAEVLNLAAGTEVEDLPVLQAFPGRFPQNNGRFYWRSRVYDRYENGNWSSTVTDVVAFDPTGGDIQFPDYTGRERIEVELQPVRDAMILLFLPSQPLWVNRGSQMDVVTSEGVVVDLASMIANEAIMRGETYRTVASVATPTGLELRNAGTDYPDWVSRNYLQVPDTITDRMIELANRITRGRSTPYDKAVAITTWLRENITYNRQTPAPPPEVEPLDWFLFDYRTGFCNYYASAEVIMLRSLGIPARLAAGYARGTYEVEQSAYLVTARDSHAWPEVFFPGIGWVEFEPTTSQDALDRPLQLPMDMMTDRDFLSPREFNQGGEIEPPLSGPGDQILIYADRWMPSRAIVYFLVILNILSLGLLFAVWLYVDPQSRVVARRAVFKGMSRAGFEDFDDRLDSRIETTPTGIIYRRWSKMLRRAGVPVRPTQTPNERAEHLAAVLPELSDPGRTIVKAYTQERFGNKTIATDPVRRAWRASWPLMLQAWLRRLIDTWLKKLRIVDRSKSRKE
- a CDS encoding peptidoglycan bridge formation glycyltransferase FemA/FemB family protein, which produces MSPRCTSEEWETYLRAQPDAHLLQTPQWGSLKSVYGWEVARILGESCGAQVLFRRLPLGFTLAYVPKGPLGDWLPALLPELDSLCSQKRSIALKIEPDENIDPALQTKLHENGFLTSPHFIQPATTLVVDLRAEENEILARMHQKTRYNIRLASRKGVSARPWTDLDAFGRMMQATAQRDDFGVHVPSYYRRAYDLFHPSGACELFVAEHEGQPIAAIMVFARGSRAWYLYGASTDAHRSRMPTYLLQWQAIRWARQRGCTQYDLWGVPDEDQETLEANFMRRSDGLWGVYRFKRGFGGNLVHSIGAWDRPRIPWLYRLYHTWTSRRNG
- a CDS encoding D-cysteine desulfhydrase family protein; translated protein: MNVPTLPRLKIAHLPTPIEPLPRLSASLDGPTLWIKRDDQTGLAFGGNKTRKLEYLVADAQAHGARTLITRGAAQSNHCRQTAAAAARFGFDCILILTGDPTEHWTANLLLDRLLNADIVWTEGAAPDEMLQQTFDAAWADGRRPYLIPYGGSNALGASAYATAMLEFLSQDVPVDRIVLASSSGGTQAGLLAGAKIADYQIRISGISVDPKAEPLKNTIADLATQICELLGKPHKIEPNDVEVWDDYLGAGYGVLGDLERHALIDFARMEGILLDPVYTGRAAGGMLDLIYSGEFSSDETILFWHTGGTPTLFAYDDLLD
- a CDS encoding peptidoglycan bridge formation glycyltransferase FemA/FemB family protein — encoded protein: MPPESISDRTQWNAAVTALPSADLLQSWEWGDLKTKYGWEAHRLLWKDARGKPLAAAQILQRNLPLPGIGRRFSIFYCPRGPALQWSEAALRSQVLEDMERFTTDQKAVFLKIDPGFPLSYSDANTTETLVDNPAGRSVLASLEEQGWRPSVEQIQFRSTFLLDLSKTEDGLLAEMKQKTRYNIRLAGRRGVSVRQGDLNDFDLLYQMYAETSIRDGFAIRDPAYYREVWGSFIRAGLAQPFIAQVDETPVAAVIAYRYADTALYMYGMSREVYREKMPNYLLQWEAIRWAKEQGCSKYDFWGAPETLDTHDPLWGLYRFKSGFGAQYVRSLGAWDYVTRPLLYWLYTVLKPKALDLMRVRGVRKTKQSIED
- a CDS encoding NADH-quinone oxidoreductase subunit A, translated to MLRPWVFLGILLIVGLILPGVAIAANWILSPKKPNAIKQSIYECGVETVGETYVQLKGQYYVFALIFLVFDIEAVFLFPWAVAYDKLSLYMVLEGVLFIFILTAGLMYTWRKGALEWF
- a CDS encoding adenylate/guanylate cyclase domain-containing protein, whose amino-acid sequence is MSTPTVRPSLGDHLLRISRKAEEIRNKLERYRETLQRARLDLPIGVLDQLRQISGTLMELQQEAEVHEQERRNLQALSEIGQVVNSSLDLQTVLNEVMDTIIRLTGAERAFLMMRDENSGEMETLVARNWERVSLDEEEIQISDTIVGQVVTSGDAVLTTNAQTDPRFDKMESIVSFSLRSILCVPLKVKGKLIGVIYADNRAREGLFKEKERKLLMDFANQAAVALENARLFDSVKRSLDEVSELKNLMEDVFNSIVSGVLTSDVEDAITLCNRAAENILATTREVLLGTSLRQQLESLSDDLSTKIEQVEKKDKRFRGLEVHTQIEDRGEVDLSLNLSPLKTAEDATRGVAIVLDDLTEKRRLEAQRRLFERMVSPAVIDQLDPDALQLGGHRAQITTFFADIRGFTAFSEKEKPETLMTVLNRYLAAAAEAILREEGTIDKFLGDAVMAWFNAPIPQKDHTLRAVRSAIALKSSVEGLHRELPEDGRLSFGIGIHAGEALLGLVGTQQRVEYTAIGDCVNTAKRLQENAAAGQILISRETAKAILKSIEVVELPPIVAEGKEKPIEVYEIVGVN